One genomic region from Arthrobacter pigmenti encodes:
- a CDS encoding MinD/ParA family ATP-binding protein produces the protein MTDNDSAWGPGDNPEDFPTRASRRRAGKDPGTGPISEVPRFADRFSPPEEAPEQGPTVHAEAEEQTVRRPVLDIRFDESANSTSTWTTSVPVTFPTQTDGNGSRNGSRPPVTPVPSAEAESTTTAPDSTPGAPAETAESTTTTAPTSVPDAPSPTASVPGTPSVPPRSSRRPAAEPEGRRRSFLATDNGKVPAEAGFRGLLTKIGIRVPPSKRELIQRANTRAVSQHWPGPRTISVVNGKGGANKTPTTVMLAAVFARNGGGPVLAWDNNETRGTLGWRTEQGPHSSTVMDLLPQTGHLLSPSAQSALLARFVHHQIEDKYDVLRSKPDVLASEQKVTSDDFDALHEVASKYFRLNIVDSGNDETAERWLRMIHHTDQLVIATTTLEEHAEAGALLLEALRARGGKYAELSQNAVVIVSQSDKNGTAAQAQEIADGFGQLARRAVTIPYDVALLKGRIRWGALKPATQSAWLGAAAAVAEGL, from the coding sequence ATGACTGACAACGACTCGGCCTGGGGCCCCGGCGACAACCCGGAAGACTTCCCTACCAGGGCAAGCAGGCGGCGTGCCGGCAAGGATCCGGGCACCGGACCCATCTCCGAGGTTCCGCGGTTCGCGGACCGCTTTTCGCCGCCCGAGGAAGCGCCGGAGCAGGGACCAACCGTCCACGCCGAAGCCGAAGAGCAGACGGTGCGTCGTCCCGTCCTCGACATTCGCTTCGATGAGTCCGCAAACAGCACGAGCACCTGGACCACATCCGTCCCGGTCACCTTCCCTACCCAGACAGACGGCAACGGGAGCCGCAATGGGAGCCGGCCGCCCGTGACGCCCGTCCCGAGCGCCGAGGCCGAATCAACGACGACGGCGCCGGACTCCACTCCTGGCGCACCGGCTGAAACGGCCGAATCAACGACGACAACGGCGCCCACCTCGGTGCCGGACGCCCCGTCGCCGACCGCCTCCGTGCCGGGCACACCGAGCGTGCCTCCGCGTTCATCCCGGCGGCCTGCTGCTGAACCCGAGGGCCGCCGTCGTTCCTTCCTCGCAACCGATAACGGGAAGGTGCCTGCAGAGGCGGGCTTTCGCGGGCTGTTGACGAAGATCGGGATCCGGGTGCCGCCTTCGAAGCGTGAGCTCATCCAGCGGGCCAACACCCGTGCCGTCAGCCAGCACTGGCCAGGCCCGCGCACCATTTCGGTGGTGAACGGCAAGGGCGGAGCCAACAAGACGCCCACAACCGTGATGCTCGCCGCCGTATTCGCGCGGAACGGCGGCGGTCCTGTTCTGGCCTGGGACAACAACGAGACCCGTGGGACGCTGGGCTGGCGCACCGAGCAGGGGCCGCACAGTTCGACCGTGATGGACCTGCTGCCGCAGACCGGCCATCTCCTTTCACCGTCCGCACAGTCGGCGCTGCTTGCCCGGTTCGTCCACCACCAGATCGAGGACAAGTACGACGTCCTGCGGTCCAAGCCGGATGTGCTTGCGTCCGAGCAGAAGGTCACCTCGGATGACTTCGATGCGCTGCACGAGGTGGCATCCAAGTACTTCCGCCTGAACATCGTGGATTCCGGCAATGACGAAACGGCCGAGCGCTGGCTGCGGATGATTCACCACACCGACCAGCTGGTGATCGCGACAACCACCCTTGAGGAGCACGCGGAAGCAGGGGCACTGCTGCTGGAAGCGTTGCGTGCGCGCGGCGGGAAGTACGCGGAACTGTCGCAGAACGCCGTCGTCATTGTCAGCCAGTCCGACAAGAACGGAACGGCTGCACAGGCCCAGGAGATTGCCGACGGGTTTGGGCAGCTGGCACGCCGGGCAGTCACTATCCCGTACGACGTCGCACTGCTGAAGGGCCGTATCCGCTGGGGCGCACTGAAACCCGCTACCCAGAGTGCGTGGCTTGGTGCGGCTGCCGCGGTGGCCGAAGGACTGTAA
- a CDS encoding transposase, whose amino-acid sequence MMVVHRRSSNRDSFTANERLAILAEYEAAAPGQKQVVCRRYDVNQTSVLRWRKDQRAGLLEPSEGKHRGHVMNKRERADYVRALRENETLKAKLAQSESAVEVLGKASELLASMAKSSRIRIPETPDQTEIPVAFRTTKPQDGLGK is encoded by the coding sequence GTGATGGTAGTTCATCGGCGATCGAGTAACCGGGATAGTTTCACCGCGAATGAGCGACTTGCGATCCTGGCTGAGTATGAGGCTGCCGCGCCGGGCCAAAAGCAGGTGGTGTGCCGGCGGTATGACGTGAATCAAACCTCGGTGCTGCGCTGGCGGAAGGATCAGCGCGCCGGACTGCTGGAGCCTTCGGAGGGCAAACACAGGGGGCATGTAATGAATAAGCGAGAACGTGCCGATTATGTCCGGGCGCTGCGAGAGAACGAGACGTTGAAGGCGAAGCTGGCGCAATCCGAGAGCGCGGTGGAAGTGCTGGGAAAAGCATCAGAGCTCTTGGCTTCCATGGCCAAGAGCTCGCGGATCAGGATTCCGGAAACACCGGATCAGACGGAGATCCCAGTAGCTTTCAGGACCACGAAGCCGCAGGACGGGCTCGGGAAGTAA
- a CDS encoding IS3 family transposase codes for MVKDLKQGGMSVVRACLLTGYPKASFYRHCSPPEPKPDPIPQADRYQPAALGDRERAAIIEALGSEEYADFSVCQVFYRAWDDGNYICSRSSWYRVAREHQLTGDRRRQATASPKKIPELTATAPNQVWSWDITKLHGPRRGEYFHLYVITDIYSRFVTGWRLEAWEDGELAKQMVADAVEGNGKAPQYLHSDNGAAMISQPLSVLLAKLGVDKSFSRPGVSNDNPYSEAFFKTFKYDLRFPGSFETYDQALAFCNWFFYEYNNNHRHSAIGWHTPANMHHRRTTQITTARRQCLDKAWRKNPHRYAHRPKPPGLPGPAHINNPINRKSTNLSHTG; via the coding sequence CTGGTCAAGGATTTGAAACAGGGTGGGATGTCCGTTGTCCGGGCGTGCCTGTTGACCGGATATCCGAAGGCGTCCTTCTACCGGCATTGCAGTCCCCCGGAGCCGAAACCGGACCCCATTCCGCAGGCCGACCGGTATCAACCGGCGGCCTTGGGTGACCGGGAACGTGCCGCAATCATTGAAGCTCTGGGTAGTGAGGAATACGCGGATTTCTCGGTCTGCCAGGTGTTCTATCGTGCCTGGGACGACGGGAACTATATCTGCTCACGCTCGTCCTGGTACCGGGTGGCGCGCGAGCATCAACTCACCGGGGACCGGCGTCGGCAGGCTACAGCGTCACCGAAGAAGATCCCCGAGCTCACAGCGACGGCACCGAACCAGGTTTGGTCCTGGGACATCACCAAGCTCCACGGCCCGCGCCGGGGCGAGTACTTCCATCTTTACGTCATCACCGACATCTACTCGAGATTCGTCACAGGGTGGCGACTCGAAGCGTGGGAAGACGGGGAGTTAGCCAAACAGATGGTGGCCGACGCAGTGGAGGGAAACGGGAAAGCACCGCAGTATCTGCACTCCGATAACGGGGCCGCGATGATCAGCCAGCCTCTCTCGGTGCTGTTGGCGAAACTCGGGGTCGACAAGTCGTTCTCCCGGCCCGGGGTCTCGAATGACAACCCGTACTCGGAGGCCTTCTTCAAGACCTTCAAGTATGACCTGCGTTTCCCCGGCTCATTCGAGACCTACGACCAGGCGCTGGCGTTCTGCAACTGGTTCTTCTACGAATACAACAACAACCACCGACACTCAGCCATCGGCTGGCACACACCAGCCAACATGCACCACCGACGGACCACTCAAATCACAACGGCCCGCAGACAATGCCTCGACAAGGCCTGGCGGAAAAACCCGCACCGCTACGCCCACCGCCCCAAACCACCAGGCCTTCCAGGCCCGGCACACATCAATAACCCAATCAACAGAAAATCGACCAACCTGTCTCACACAGGTTGA
- a CDS encoding DEAD/DEAH box helicase — translation MPENLPADTPETETPDTTFADFNLDGRVLAALADVGYEKPSPIQAATIPVLLEGRDVVGLAQTGTGKTAAFAIPALSRMAELADLNGPAKFTQVLVLAPTRELALQVAEAFASYAKHIDNFTVLPVYGGSAYGPQLAGLRRGAQVVVGTPGRVIDHLSKGSLDLSNLQYLVLDEADEMLRMGFADDVEQILAETPEDKQVALFSATMPGAIRRIAQKYLSNPAEITVKGKTSTGTNTRQRYLQVMGPHKLDAMTRILEVEDFDGIIAFVRTKMATEDLADKLRSRGFQAAAINGDIPQQQRERTIEALRDGKIDILVATDVAARGLDVERISLVVNYDIPHDTESYVHRIGRTGRAGRSGDAILFMTPREKYLLRSIEKATRQPVEQMHLPSTETVNELRLNKFAERITETLATEDVSIFRNLIANYEDEHNVPAAEIAAALAIMAQGGNPLLVKDIPQAPAGQKERAGGRKDGFGSRGPTRTLTEGNATYRIAVGRRQRVMPGSIVGAIANEGGLSSSQIGGIDIRADHTLVELPAELSKDQWRALSKTRIGGELIHLELDKGRRPNRERPAGDFKKPHRKGEGFRKDRDHDGGFRADRGHDAGFRSEGYRSDRAAGSDERKPRHKKGAGAGNGRRENW, via the coding sequence ATGCCTGAAAACCTGCCCGCAGACACGCCCGAAACCGAAACTCCTGATACAACGTTCGCCGACTTCAACCTGGACGGACGCGTCCTGGCGGCGCTCGCCGATGTTGGATACGAGAAGCCCTCACCTATCCAGGCCGCCACCATTCCCGTGTTGCTGGAAGGCCGCGACGTCGTCGGCCTGGCCCAGACCGGAACCGGCAAGACCGCCGCGTTCGCAATCCCGGCACTGTCAAGGATGGCGGAACTGGCTGACCTGAATGGTCCGGCGAAGTTCACGCAGGTTCTCGTCCTTGCACCGACCCGCGAACTCGCACTGCAGGTTGCGGAGGCGTTCGCTTCCTACGCCAAGCACATCGACAACTTCACCGTCCTCCCGGTGTACGGCGGATCTGCCTACGGCCCCCAGCTGGCTGGTCTCCGCCGGGGCGCGCAGGTTGTTGTCGGTACGCCCGGGCGTGTCATCGACCACCTGTCCAAGGGCTCGCTGGACCTGTCCAACCTGCAGTACCTCGTGCTCGATGAAGCCGATGAGATGCTGCGCATGGGCTTCGCCGACGACGTTGAGCAGATCCTCGCGGAAACCCCCGAAGACAAGCAGGTGGCACTGTTCTCCGCCACCATGCCCGGTGCTATCCGCCGCATCGCTCAGAAGTACCTGAGCAACCCTGCTGAGATAACGGTGAAGGGCAAGACCTCCACCGGCACCAACACCCGCCAGCGCTACCTGCAGGTGATGGGCCCGCACAAGCTCGACGCCATGACGCGGATCCTTGAGGTAGAGGATTTCGACGGAATCATTGCGTTCGTGCGTACCAAGATGGCCACTGAAGACCTGGCGGACAAGTTGCGTTCCCGGGGCTTCCAGGCAGCAGCCATCAACGGCGACATCCCGCAGCAGCAGCGTGAGCGCACCATCGAAGCATTGCGCGACGGCAAGATCGACATCCTGGTCGCTACCGACGTCGCAGCCCGTGGCCTAGACGTTGAACGCATCTCCCTCGTGGTCAACTACGACATTCCGCATGACACCGAGTCCTACGTGCACCGCATCGGCCGCACGGGCCGCGCCGGGCGTTCGGGTGACGCGATCCTGTTCATGACGCCGCGTGAGAAGTACCTGCTGCGCTCGATCGAAAAGGCCACCCGCCAGCCGGTGGAACAGATGCACCTTCCCTCCACCGAGACCGTCAACGAGCTGCGCCTGAACAAGTTTGCCGAGCGCATCACGGAGACGCTCGCCACCGAGGACGTCTCGATCTTCCGCAACCTGATCGCCAACTACGAAGACGAGCACAATGTACCGGCAGCAGAGATTGCCGCTGCGCTCGCCATCATGGCCCAGGGCGGGAACCCGCTCCTGGTCAAGGACATCCCGCAGGCACCGGCCGGCCAGAAGGAGCGCGCGGGCGGACGTAAGGACGGCTTCGGCTCACGCGGACCAACGCGCACCCTGACCGAGGGCAACGCCACCTACCGTATTGCGGTAGGCCGCCGCCAGCGCGTCATGCCGGGCTCGATCGTCGGTGCGATCGCCAACGAGGGTGGGCTCTCGTCGTCGCAAATCGGCGGTATTGACATCCGTGCGGACCACACCCTCGTGGAGCTCCCTGCGGAGCTCAGCAAGGACCAGTGGCGCGCACTGTCCAAAACCCGCATCGGCGGCGAGCTGATCCACCTTGAGCTTGATAAGGGCCGTCGCCCTAACCGTGAACGTCCTGCCGGCGACTTCAAGAAGCCTCACCGCAAGGGCGAGGGCTTCCGTAAGGACCGCGACCACGACGGCGGTTTCCGCGCCGATCGCGGGCACGATGCCGGCTTCCGCAGCGAGGGCTACCGGTCGGACCGCGCGGCGGGCTCGGACGAGCGCAAGCCCCGCCACAAGAAGGGTGCCGGCGCCGGAAACGGGCGCCGCGAAAACTGGTGA